One Tachysurus vachellii isolate PV-2020 chromosome 5, HZAU_Pvac_v1, whole genome shotgun sequence genomic window, GTGATGGTGAGTGGCACAGAGCCCAATGTGACCTGTTCACCCAGAGAAGAGCCGCAGGACTCCTGACGTCTGTATAGATTCTGTTGTGTTgaagaaaacctttaaaaagcATTAGAGATAAAAATTtgtcatataaacacacacagatgaatgtCAAACACACTGATAACATATCAGCTTATTAAATTTGTGTGATGTACTTATTTCTGGGATTCCCATTTCCAATGCTAAAGGAACAATGCCCTACAAATCTCAGATCTGTCCTTAAAACTCACAACTTACTTCCTGCATATTCTTTCTAACATACTGATTTTTTATGCTTTATATCAAGGACTCCATAAACATGAGCAAGTGTGTTTGGAGCAGGTAAAATGTGATTAGATCAGTAGAATGATCCTCCAGGACTTGACTTGAGAAACCTTGATTTAAAAATACTTCATTTAAGTACCAGCAATCTAATATTTGGAATTTAAAattgttgggggaaaaaaatgcaactAAACATCAAAAGCTATCATTGAGCATAAAAATCACGTGGTACATAAGAACTATGAATGCCATAATATCCATGGGTGTTAAGATGTTAAATATACAACAAGGGTTATTTCAGAAATCATATCGCAGTGTGCTCAATGGGATTTTTTAACATGTACACATGAATGCTATGGTCAGGTTTGGCCATGTATTCTATCTGTGTAAACTTAATACAAAACGAATAAGATATTAAAATTACATTATAAAGACTGTTAGCGTATTAAGTGTCATGAATGTTTAGTGCCAAATGGATTTCGACAGAGATACTGAGAGAGTATTTAAGGTactgacagagaaaaaaaaatctattaagtttttatcttcatttttgaAAATAAGAAATGTATTCTAATAAACGGTAAACTCGTATTTAACTGTATCGGATTCCCAATCTTTGTCCATTCTTTGTGACAAATAGTTTACTTCAGATCAGGTCATCGCACTTTTGGCTTTACTTACTTTACTTCTTGTGCTTCTTGACATGTCTTTATAGCTGCTTGTTTTGACTGATAAATCAAGCTATCCATCCTTTTCAAATAATCTGAGGGAGAAATATCTGTAGTCACTTCTTGAATTTCTGAGACTCTTTGGCCATTCTCAACAGGGACCTGCTGATGCTGAAGAATCGATTCATCTTCAAGCAATTCGTTCTCATTAGTAAATGACAGTGACTCTGTTAGAATGGGAATGGAGAGGACCTTCTTCAGGAATATTGAATCGTTGGTGTACAGTCTATTGGCCCTTTTGATTTGCTCCATCTGAAAAGAGCAGGCAGAGGTTAGGTCAAGAGCTTAGCATTTATTAACTAAGGTGAACGAAAATAGTTTTCAGAGCTTCAGCTTACAGACACGCCGTATTTTAGTGACAATCCTTGTAAAGTTTCGCCCGGTTGGACGTTGTGTTGGATGGGTTTTTGTCGGACTGGTGATACAGAGGAGGTCACCAAGCTGCCGTAAGATTTAGCTCGCTGTCCCTGGAGCAGTCCATGTGCTCCAATCCCCACAGATGTCTGATCCGCGGACATGGTCACTTTCTGCAGCAAGCTCAAAGACGCCCAACACTT contains:
- the lysmd1 gene encoding lysM and putative peptidoglycan-binding domain-containing protein 1; amino-acid sequence: MSADQTSVGIGAHGLLQGQRAKSYGSLVTSSVSPVRQKPIQHNVQPGETLQGLSLKYGVSMEQIKRANRLYTNDSIFLKKVLSIPILTESLSFTNENELLEDESILQHQQVPVENGQRVSEIQEVTTDISPSDYLKRMDSLIYQSKQAAIKTCQEAQEVKFSSTQQNLYRRQESCGSSLGEQVTLGSVPLTITKRTKKLRDREDEIFQL